One window of the Takifugu rubripes chromosome 13, fTakRub1.2, whole genome shotgun sequence genome contains the following:
- the ace2 gene encoding angiotensin-converting enzyme 2 — protein sequence MSARIRILVALLAMSCAVFGQSDMENQTAQFLKEFDEKATERMYNYSLASWAYNTNITKENSRKLAEEGQIWSEFYTLMSNESQKFNIDQIKNAEIKLQLIFLQDKGSGALSPDKAQHLSKVMSEMNTIYSTATVCLLDDPYNCQTLEPGLENVMANSRNYSERLHVWEGWRRAVGKKMRPLYEDYVDLKNEASKLNGFEDYGAYWRYNYETIEEDSQYRYTRDELMHDVRSVYNQILPLYKELHAYVRARLMEVYPGHIDSDGPLPAHLLGDMWGRFWTNLYSLATPYPDKTDIDVSKTMVAKGWNETDIFRSAEDFFVSVGLYEMFPNFWTNSMLTKPTDGRQVVCHPTAWDMGNREDFRIKMCTKVTMDDFLTAHHEMGHNQYQMAYRNLPYLLRDGANEGFHEAVGEIMSLSAATPGHLQSLKLLPDNFTYDKETEINFLLKQALTIVATLPFTYMLEEWRWQVFAGNITKDEWMKQWWEMKREMVGVMEGVPRDETYCDPPALFHVSGDYSFIRYFTRTIYQFQFQKALCDAANHTGDLSSCDITGSKEAGTKLRNMLELGRSQSWTRALETISGDRRMDARPLLDYFKKLHEWLIEENQKYNRTVGWKTETEPYSEDAILTRLSLKAAMGDNAYPWNPNELYLFRANIAYALNKFYSLTNETTTFTAENVLAYKETPRISFYILVMDPKTPSKYIPKAVVEEAIRLSRGRINQAFNLDDSTLEFVGIVPTLAPPVEQPVEVWLIIFGVVMGIVVLGGVYLIISGVRERRKKPIAVDNPYIDNDGHMNKAYDDSDNEQTGF from the exons ATGTCTGCGAGGATCAGGATTCTTGTGGCACTGCTGGCCATGTCCTGTGCCGTTTTTGGCCAGTCAGATATGGAGAACCAGACTGCACAGTTCTTAAAGGAATTTGATGAAAAGGCCACTGAGCGTATGTACAACTACTCACTGGCATCATGGGCAtacaacaccaacatcaccaaGGAGAACTCCCGGAAACTG GCGGAAGAAGGGCAGATTTGGAGCGAATTCTACACCCTAATGTCAAATGAGTCCCAGAAATTTAATATAGACCAGATCAAGAATGCCGAAATTAAACTACAGCTCATCTTCCTACAAGACAAAGGATCTGGTGCCTTGTCTCCGGATAAAGCACAACAT CTGAGTAAGGTCATGAGTGAGATGAACACCATCTACAGCACAGCCACTGTTTGCCTTCTGGATGATCCTTATAACTGCCAGACTTTGGAGCCAG GCCTGGAAAATGTAATGGCCAACAGCCGAAACTACTCTGAGCGCCTGCATGTAtgggaaggctggaggagagctGTGGGAAAGAAGATGAGGCCTTTGTATGAGGACTACGTGGATCTGAAGAATGAAGCTTCTAAACTAAACG GATTTGAAGACTATGGAGCTTACTGGCGGTATAATTATGAGACCATCGAGGAGGATTCCCAGTACCGTTACACCAGAGATGAACTCATGCATGATGTCCGCTCTGTGTACAATCAG ATCTTGCCCTTATACAAAGAGCTGCATGCCTACGTCAGGGCCAGGCTCATGGAGGTCTACCCAGGACACATCGATTCAGACGGACCTCTGCCAGCCCACCTCCTCG GTGACATGTGGGGAAGATTCTGGACCAACTTGTACTCCCTGGCAACTCCCTACCCTGACAAAACAGATATTGATGTCAGCAAAACCATGGTGGCGAAG GGATGGAACGAGACTGATATCTTCAGATCAGCAGAGGATTTCTTTGTATCAGTTGGACTCTACGAGATGTTTCCTAACTTTTGGACAAACTCCATGCTGACAAAACCCACTGATGGGCGGCAGGTGGTCTGTCACCCTACAGCCTGGGACATGGGGAACAGAGAGGACTTCAG GATCAAGATGTGCACGAAGGTCACCATGGACGACTTCCTCACAGCGCACCACGAGATGGGGCACAACCAGTATCAGATGGCTTACCGTAATCTGCCCTACCTCCTGAGGGATGGAGCCAACGAGGGCTTCCACGAGGCTGTTGGGGAAATCATGTCCCTCTCTGCTGCGACGCCCGGTCATCTGCAGAGCCTGAAACTCCTACCTGATAACTTTACCTATGACAAGG AAACTGAGATCAACTTCCTGCTGAAACAGGCGCTCACCATTGTGGCCACGCTGCCATTCACCTACATGCTGGAGGAGTGGAGGTGGCAGGTGTTCGCTGGGAACATCACCAAGGACGAATGGATGAAGCAGTGGTGGGAGATGAA GAGGGaaatggtgggagtgatggaaGGTGTGCCAAGAGATGAGACCTACTGTGACCCGCCTGCGCTCTTCCATGTATCAGGAGATTATTCTTTCATAAG GTATTTCACCAGAACCATTTACCAGTTTCAGTTCCAGAAGGCTCTGTGTGATGCAGCTAATCATACTGGTGACTTGTCCTCATGTGACATCActggttctaaagaagcaggaACCAAACTGAG AAATATGTTGGAACTGGGAAGATCCCAGTCCTGGACCAGAGCATTGGAGACAATTTCTGGTGACAGAAGAATGGACGCACGCCCCCTACTGGACTACTTTAAAAAACTTCATGAGTGGCTGAtagaagaaaaccaaaaatacaACAGAACTGTAGGCTGGAAGACCGAAACAGAACCAT aTTCAGAGGATGCCATTCTAACCAGACTCAGTTTGAAGGCTGCCATGGGTGATAATGCT TATCCCTGGAACCCTAATGAGTTGTACCTGTTCAGAGCCAACATCGCGTACGCTTTGAACAAATTCTACAGCCTCACAAATGAGACCACCACCTTCAC AGCTGAAAATGTCCTGGCATATAAGGAGACTCCCAGAATTTCCTTCTACATTTTGGTCATGGACCCAAAAACTCCCTCCAAATATATTCCAAAGGCTGTTGTGGAGGAGGCGATACG GTTAAGTCGGGGACGAATCAACCAAGCATTCAACTTGGATGACTCCACCCTGGAGTTTGTGGGTATTGTACCAACCCTGGCCCCTCCTGTGG